A single Kryptolebias marmoratus isolate JLee-2015 linkage group LG16, ASM164957v2, whole genome shotgun sequence DNA region contains:
- the LOC108232243 gene encoding teashirt homolog 1: MPRRKQQEPRRSAAYMPEDELKTGSHDEEEHLQDDGLSLDGQDTEFLCNEEEEDVDGGQPPSYRDSPLSNGTNPDAGYGSPLSDSSDRLADFKSTSSRDGQEREGLALPFRPNNGLSFQDSLAKMKAVYANLISDASWSSITMDIMKSKPAAAGSVNATLPSPEPVSAASASSTTTTNKSSGINVASSHHNGKSSTTTVNHTGSGSASTNGTTASSASNHSATSSGGSSGGSSGGSSGGGASNGSGVAYDWHQAALAKTLQQTPYHLLPEPSLFSTVQLYRQNNKLYGSVFTGASKFRCKDCSAAYDTLVGLTVHMNETGHYRDDNKDKEEDQGKRWSKPRKRSLMEMEGKEDAQKVLKCMYCGHSFESLQDLSVHMIKTKHYQKVPLKEPVPALATKLVPTSAKKRAIQDAIVSPCSPDSIHAASGGGSVSLGDLGKDAKAAANPYVTPNNRYGYQNGASYTWQFEARKAQILKCMECGSSHDTLQQLTAHMMVTGHFLKVTNSASKKGKQLVFDPVVEEKIQSIPLPPTTTRLPVPSSVKSQPVSPALSSCSEEKREGCEDDKVDGCEPMEKKIKEEKDDSSEKSETDTTSYKYLREEDLEETPKEGLDILKSLENTVSSAISKAQTGTPTWGGYPSIHAAYQLQGAMKSSAAVLPPTVQSVQMQPMFNSGLRGLVSDPNSVIHSPRSPSSPTPLRSNVTAMEELVEKVTGKAATVKKEKEEKMVSLERCRPPSLVKSPSPALREQLPSPNDLSVGKSSGMRSVSPGSIDSEIICKKEPKESLVDGHNNHSKNGSEACQSPVTNGNSLGIITDHSPESPFINPLSALQSIMNTHLGKASKPVSPAADPLSMLYKISNSMIDKPAFTPTPQGKSAEPSNHYQLYENNDQPIDLSKNKSSANNSNSNNNNGSSMLLTNNSVNGNKPLISLPESVSSPLRENALMDISDMVKNLTGRLTPKSSTPSSISEKSDADGSTFEDALEDLSPVQKRKGRQSNWNPQHLLILQAQFASSLRETSEGRYAMTDLGPQERVHICKFTGLSMTTISHWLANVKYQLRRTGGTKFLKNMDSCQPVFLCGDCASQFRAPSSYISHLESHLGFSLKDLSKLSAEHLREQQAASKVITDKMTFGSPLSALTTPEDDTGSVYQCRLCNRTFVSKHAVKLHLSKTHGKSPEDHLVFVTALEKLEKLDKTEKV, encoded by the coding sequence CATACATGCCTGAGGATGAGCTTAAGACAGGCTCTCACGATGAGGAGGAGCACCTGCAGGATGACGGCCTCTCATTAGACGGCCAGGACACCGAGTTCCTGTGcaatgaggaagaggaggatgtgGATGGAGGCCAGCCACCGAGCTACAGAGACTCTCCGCTCAGCAATGGTACTAACCCTGATGCCGGATATGGCTCTCCACTCAGTGATTCCAGTGACCGACTTGCAGACTTCAAGAGCACCTCCTCCAGGGACGGTCAGGAGCGGGAAGGTCTTGCCCTGCCTTTTCGTCCCAACAACGGCCTGTCTTTCCAGGACAGCCTGGCAAAGATGAAAGCCGTCTATGCAAATCTCATCTCGGATGCCTCTTGGTCTAGCATTACAATGGACATCATGAAATCGAAGCCTGCTGCAGCTGGCAGTGTCAATGCAACGCTCCCGTCTCCAGAGCCGGTTTCTGCTGCCTCTGCCTCCTCAACTACGACCACAAACAAGAGCAGTGGGATCAACGTGGCCAGCAGTCACCACAATGGTAAAAGCTCCACCACCACTGTCAACCATACAGGCAGCGGGAGTGCCAGCACCAATGGCACAACAGCTAGCTCTGCTAGCAACCACAGCGCAACTAGCAGCGGCGGGAGCAGCGGCGGGAGCAGCGGCGGGAGCAGCGGCGGCGGGGCCAGCAATGGGAGCGGTGTAGCCTACGACTGGCACCAAGCAGCACTCGCCAAAACTCTTCAGCAAACCCCCTACCACCTTTTACCTGAGCCAAGCCTCTTTAGCACAGTGCAGCTCTACAGGCAGAACAACAAGCTTTATGGCTCGGTTTTTACCGGGGCGAGCAAGTTTCGCTGCAAAGACTGCAGTGCTGCCTACGACACACTGGTGGGTCTGACAGTCCACATGAACGAGACGGGCCACTATAGAGATGACAACAAGGACAAAGAGGAGGATCAGGGTAAGCGCTGGTCCAAACCACGCAAGCGTTCCTTGATGGAGATGGAAGGGAAAGAGGATGCCCAGAAAGTGCTTAAGTGCATGTACTGTGGCCACTCCTTTGAGTCTCTACAAGATCTCAGCGTTCACATGATCAAGACCAAGCATTACCAGAAAGTGCCTCTCAAAGAACCAGTGCCAGCCTTGGCCACTAAGCTGGTGCCAACTTCAGCTAAAAAACGTGCTATCCAAGATGCTATAGTCTCCCCGTGCTCCCCAGACTCTATCCATGCTGCTAGTGGCGGTGGTAGTGTGTCCCTTGGGGATTTAGGCAAAGATGCAAAAGCTGCAGCCAACCCCTATGTGACGCCGAACAACCGCTACGGCTACCAAAACGGCGCCAGCTACACGTGGCAGTTCGAAGCTCGCAAAGCGCAGATCCTCAAGTGCATGGAGTGCGGGAGCTCACACGACACGTTGCAGCAGCTGACTGCCCACATGATGGTTACAGGTCACTTTTTGAAGGTTACAAACTCTGCGTCGAAGAAAGGCAAGCAGCTGGTCTTTGACCCAGTGGTGGAGGAAAAGATTCAGTCCATCCCTCTTCCACCGACCACCACCAGACTCCCCGTTCCTAGTAGTGTTAAGTCCCAGCCAGTGTCGCCGGCCCTCTCCTCTTGCTCCGAGGAAAAGAGGGAAGGGTGTGAGGATGACAAGGTTGACGGGTGCGAGccaatggagaaaaaaattaaggaGGAGAAAGACGACTCGAGTGAGAAATCAGAGACTGATACCACGTCCTATAAATACCTTAGAGAAGAAGATCTGGAGGAGACGCCTAAAGAGGGTTTAGATATTCTTAAATCCCTGGAAAACACTGTATCCAGTGCCATCAGCAAGGCCCAGACAGGCACACCCACATGGGGCGGCTACCCGAGCATTCATGCTGCCTACCAGCTGCAGGGTGCCATGAAGAGTTCGGCTGCCGTTCTGCCCCCGACGGTCCAGAGTGTTCAGATGCAGCCGATGTTTAACAGTGGACTGCGAGGACTTGTAAGTGACCCTAACTCGGTCATCCACTCCCCTCGGAGTCCTTCCTCCCCGACTCCCCTCAGAAGTAATGTCACTGCCATGGAGGAGCTTGTGGAGAAAGTGACAGGAAAAGCTGCCAcggtaaagaaagaaaaggaggagaagatggTGAGCCTGGAACGATGTCGGCCCCCGTCATTGGTAAAATCGCCGTCTCCTGCACTGAGAGAGCAGCTGCCATCCCCAAATGACCTCTCTGTAGGTAAATCATCCGGTATGAGAAGTGTCAGCCCAGGAAGTATAGACTCTGAGATTATCTGTAAGAAGGAGCCCAAAGAGAGCCTCGTGGATGGCCACAATAACCATTCAAAGAATGGCTCTGAGGCGTGCCAGTCTCCGGTGACGAACGGCAACAGTCTTGGCATTATTACTGATCACTCACCCGAGAGTCCTTTCATCAACCCTCTCAGCGCACTCCAGTCAATCATGAACACACATCTGGGGAAGGCCTCTAAACCGGTGAGCCCGGCTGCAGATCCACTGTCTATGCTTTACAAAATCAGCAACAGCATGATTGATAAACCAGCTTTCACCCCAACTCCTCAGGGCAAGTCAGCTGAGCCCAGCAACCACTATCAGCTGTACGAAAACAATGACCAGCCCATAGACCTGAGTAAAAATAAGTCCTCGGCtaataacagcaacagcaacaacaacaatggcaGCAGCATGCTTTTGACCAACAACAGTGTAAATGGCAACAAACCCCTTATTTCCCTTCCTGAGTCTGTCTCCTCGCCTCTAAGAGAGAACGCTCTGATGGACATTTCGGATATGGTAAAGAACCTCACGGGACGGCTGACGCCCAAGTCTTCAACGCCCTCATCCATCTCGGAGAAGTCCGACGCTGACGGCAGCACATTTGAGGATGCCCTGGAGGACCTCTCGCCGGTGCAGAAGAGGAAAGGCAGGCAGTCCAACTGGAATCCGCAGCACCTCCTCATCCTGCAGGCACAGTTCGCTTCCAGCCTGAGGGAGACTTCGGAGGGTCGCTACGCAATGACCGACCTGGGCCCTCAGGAAAGGGTCCACATCTGTAAATTCACAGGCCTCTCCATGACCACCATATCCCACTGGCTGGCGAACGTGAAGTATCAGCTTAGACGGACTGGGGGCACCAAGTTCCTCAAGAACATGGACTCGTGCCAGCCCGTGTTCCTGTGCGGCGACTGTGCCTCTCAGTTCAGGGCTCCCTCCTCCTACATCAGCCACCTGGAGTCTCACCTGGGCTTCAGCCTGAAGGACCTGTCCAAACTGTCAGCGGAGCACCTACGGGAGCAGCAGGCTGCCTCAAAGGTGATCACAGACAAAATGACATTCGGCAGCCCACTGTCAGCCTTGACCACGCCGGAGGACGACACGGGCTCCGTGTACCAGTGCAGACTTTGCAATCGGACATTCGTCAGCAAGCACGCAGTCAAACTGCACCTCAGCAAGACCCACGGCAAGTCTCCGGAGGACCACCTGGTGTTTGTCACCGCtctggagaagctggagaagctTGACAAAACGGAGAAAGTTTAA